One segment of Nostoc flagelliforme CCNUN1 DNA contains the following:
- a CDS encoding DUF3172 domain-containing protein — MRRKPTGKSATTSKPSIFQSPMFNLFTIAIMGGVLILGIGIGIAFSSTATLSPSNVASREFIDTKAPNPEICVQYGASSIVMDARLFVTFSPFNVYVAQPSMRPGCVIRQNNWALLEQRKLVTSDQVRDCKNRLNTFGFTGNLDSDKPDIRCIYQNEAAQNFFTAQPGAVGTPQETDRF, encoded by the coding sequence ATGAGACGTAAACCTACTGGTAAATCGGCTACTACTTCTAAACCCTCTATTTTCCAATCCCCTATGTTTAACCTCTTCACCATCGCAATTATGGGAGGGGTATTGATTTTGGGAATTGGGATTGGCATTGCTTTTAGTTCTACAGCCACGTTGTCTCCATCAAATGTGGCTTCCCGTGAATTCATTGACACCAAAGCACCAAACCCTGAAATTTGTGTGCAGTACGGAGCCAGCTCGATAGTGATGGACGCTAGACTGTTCGTCACTTTCAGCCCTTTCAATGTCTATGTTGCCCAGCCGAGTATGCGTCCTGGCTGCGTGATCCGACAAAATAACTGGGCGCTTTTAGAGCAACGGAAACTGGTGACATCTGATCAGGTAAGAGATTGCAAAAATCGCCTGAACACCTTTGGCTTTACAGGTAATTTGGACAGTGACAAACCTGATATTAGGTGTATATATCAGAATGAAGCTGCTCAAAACTTTTTCACGGCTCAACCAGGAGCAGTTGGAACACCTCAAGAAACTGACAGATTTTAG